A stretch of the Polynucleobacter tropicus genome encodes the following:
- the glmU gene encoding bifunctional UDP-N-acetylglucosamine diphosphorylase/glucosamine-1-phosphate N-acetyltransferase GlmU, whose translation MNIVILAAGQGKRMKSALPKVLQTLAGKPLLHHVLDTALALQGKTSKKGPVVVIGHGADDVKEFLSSTAKEDPRFSKVSTALQAQQKGTGHALLQALPKLDAQESTLVLYGDVPLTAQKTLDKLAKLADGVRGKDCALALLTQNLSNPTGYGRVVRDADGSVKEIVEEKDASSAQKAIQEINTGIMVLPTNSLKKWLKALRASNAQGEYYLTDVIAMAVKDGVPIRTAQADNEYETIGVNSRDQLASLERVHQLNIANQLMNSGVSLADPARIDVRGTLECGTDVFIDVGCVFEGCVTLAAGAKIGPYCIIRNSTIGKGVTIHPYSHLDGAKVGNQSLIGPYARLRPGADLSNDVHIGNFVEVKNSKIAANSKANHLAYVGDSIVGTRVNIGAGTITCNYDGVNKHQTIIEDDVFIGSDTQLVAPVRVGRGATLGAGTTLTKDAPANQLTVSRAKQISLQWQRPVKKEKAPAKKPIAKKATAKKPTPKKLLKKVTKAKGKK comes from the coding sequence ATGAATATCGTCATATTGGCTGCTGGGCAGGGAAAGCGGATGAAATCCGCGTTACCGAAGGTTTTACAAACGCTGGCAGGCAAACCCCTTTTGCATCATGTTCTCGATACTGCGCTAGCGCTTCAGGGTAAAACTTCCAAAAAAGGTCCAGTAGTAGTTATTGGTCATGGCGCTGACGACGTTAAAGAATTTTTATCTAGCACTGCTAAAGAAGATCCTAGATTTAGTAAAGTAAGCACTGCGCTCCAGGCGCAGCAAAAAGGCACAGGCCATGCTTTATTGCAAGCATTACCAAAATTGGATGCGCAAGAGTCAACCCTAGTTTTATATGGAGACGTGCCTCTTACAGCGCAAAAGACCTTAGATAAGCTAGCTAAATTAGCCGATGGTGTACGTGGCAAAGATTGCGCTTTAGCTTTGCTCACTCAGAATTTGAGCAATCCTACGGGTTATGGTCGTGTCGTGCGCGATGCTGATGGTTCTGTAAAAGAAATTGTTGAAGAAAAAGATGCCTCATCGGCACAAAAGGCTATTCAAGAAATTAATACCGGCATCATGGTGTTGCCAACAAACTCTTTAAAGAAATGGCTGAAAGCATTACGTGCTAGCAATGCACAGGGTGAGTATTACTTAACTGATGTGATTGCGATGGCGGTAAAAGATGGCGTGCCTATTCGTACAGCGCAGGCTGATAATGAATATGAAACTATTGGCGTTAATAGTCGGGATCAATTAGCAAGCTTAGAGCGCGTCCATCAACTCAATATCGCAAATCAGTTAATGAACTCAGGCGTTTCGCTTGCTGATCCTGCGCGTATTGATGTGCGTGGCACTTTAGAGTGTGGAACTGATGTATTTATTGATGTTGGTTGTGTGTTTGAGGGTTGCGTTACCTTAGCCGCTGGTGCAAAAATTGGACCATATTGCATTATTCGCAACAGCACGATTGGCAAAGGTGTCACGATTCATCCATACAGTCATCTTGACGGCGCTAAAGTTGGTAATCAATCCCTCATTGGACCTTATGCGCGCTTGAGGCCTGGCGCTGATTTATCCAATGATGTACATATTGGTAATTTTGTTGAAGTAAAGAACAGCAAGATTGCCGCAAACAGCAAGGCTAATCATTTGGCTTATGTTGGCGATTCTATCGTTGGCACAAGAGTCAATATTGGCGCAGGTACTATTACTTGTAATTACGATGGCGTTAATAAGCACCAGACTATTATTGAGGATGATGTCTTTATTGGTTCTGATACTCAATTAGTTGCACCAGTGCGCGTAGGACGTGGTGCTACTTTGGGTGCAGGAACAACTCTTACCAAAGATGCGCCTGCTAATCAATTGACCGTTTCAAGAGCAAAGCAAATCTCTTTACAGTGGCAACGCCCCGTTAAAAAGGAGAAGGCGCCTGCTAAAAAGCCAATTGCTAAAAAGGCAACAGCAAAAAAACCAACCCCTAAAAAACTTTTAAAAAAAGTGACTAAAGCTAAGGGTAAAAAATAA
- the ttcA gene encoding tRNA 2-thiocytidine(32) synthetase TtcA has translation MGDIRKIVFEENKLEKKLCRLVGQAIGEFGMIEDGDKVMVCVSGGKDSYAMLDILMKLRERAPINFEIVAVNLDQKQPNFPAEILPNYLKSLGVQFHIEEQDTYSIVKRVVPEGKTTCGLCSRLRRGILYRVADELGATKIALGHHRDDILETLMLNMFYAGKLKGMPPKLRSDDGKHIVIRPLAYVPEKLLERYAGDMNFPIIPCDLCGSQPNLQRQVMKEMLRDWEKKHPGRVENLFRSMHHIVPSHLMDSEAFDFKNLEISTELTGIAARSSGDKAIDESELDELACGTLVQGTYNPPL, from the coding sequence ATGGGCGATATACGAAAAATTGTTTTTGAAGAAAACAAATTAGAGAAAAAACTTTGTCGTTTGGTTGGTCAAGCCATTGGTGAATTCGGCATGATCGAAGATGGCGACAAAGTGATGGTGTGCGTGTCTGGTGGCAAAGATAGTTATGCCATGTTGGATATTTTGATGAAGTTGCGCGAACGAGCGCCGATTAATTTTGAAATTGTGGCGGTCAATTTAGATCAGAAGCAGCCCAATTTCCCAGCGGAAATATTGCCTAACTATCTGAAGAGTTTGGGCGTTCAATTTCATATCGAAGAGCAAGATACTTATAGCATTGTCAAGCGTGTTGTTCCAGAAGGTAAAACAACCTGTGGACTATGTTCACGTTTACGTCGCGGCATCTTATATCGAGTCGCAGATGAATTGGGTGCTACAAAGATTGCTCTAGGCCATCATCGTGATGACATTCTTGAGACACTCATGCTCAATATGTTCTACGCGGGCAAGCTTAAAGGTATGCCGCCCAAGTTGCGATCTGATGATGGCAAGCATATTGTGATTCGGCCGCTCGCTTATGTGCCTGAGAAATTACTGGAGCGTTATGCAGGCGACATGAACTTCCCAATTATTCCTTGCGATCTTTGCGGTAGTCAGCCCAACCTACAGCGTCAGGTCATGAAAGAAATGTTGCGTGATTGGGAGAAGAAGCATCCTGGCCGTGTTGAAAATCTATTCCGCTCAATGCACCATATTGTCCCGTCGCATTTGATGGATTCCGAGGCTTTCGACTTCAAAAATCTTGAGATTTCAACTGAGCTAACAGGTATTGCCGCAAGATCTTCGGGAGACAAGGCAATTGATGAGTCGGAATTGGATGAATTGGCTTGCGGAACCCTTGTGCAAGGGACTTATAATCCCCCTTTATGA
- a CDS encoding dihydroneopterin aldolase gives MHAILSHPALIDCRRLFLRDYEIYINIGVHDFEKRAEQRVILNVDLYIPLAMNTPTHDQLNEVVDYDFMRETIKEIAAKGHIQLQETFCDEIVTAMLAHPKVLAARVSTSKPDVYPDCHSVGVEVFRIKQ, from the coding sequence ATGCATGCCATTCTTTCGCATCCCGCTTTAATTGACTGTCGCCGTTTATTTTTGCGTGACTATGAAATTTATATCAATATCGGCGTTCATGACTTTGAAAAAAGAGCAGAACAACGCGTGATTTTGAATGTAGATCTATACATTCCTCTTGCTATGAATACGCCAACACACGATCAATTAAATGAAGTGGTTGATTACGATTTCATGCGCGAGACCATTAAAGAGATTGCTGCTAAGGGACATATACAACTTCAAGAAACGTTTTGTGACGAGATTGTTACTGCGATGTTGGCACACCCCAAAGTATTGGCGGCCCGCGTAAGTACTTCTAAACCGGATGTTTATCCAGATTGCCATTCAGTAGGCGTAGAAGTGTTTCGGATCAAGCAGTAG
- a CDS encoding SDR family oxidoreductase: MNPSSVHPSEQQKAVLVTGAAKRLGREIALQFARQGWEVAVHYGRSQQEAEETVADIQRLGVRAAAFQADLAIEESVNSLFADVVRQFPNLHCLVNSASIFEYDRANSSKPLTGQSLLDHMEVNLLAPVLLSQCMFAFQKERKQTPDVIPSVVQLLDQKLINLNPDYLSYTLSKAALASSVETLAMDFAPHLRVVGLAPGISLPSGDQSQSGFTQAHKMTPLGQSSTPTDIASAAVFLANANAITGTTLYVDGGQHLLPSSRDVMFKTN, from the coding sequence TTGAACCCGAGTTCAGTCCACCCTTCAGAGCAACAAAAAGCAGTTTTAGTGACTGGCGCTGCTAAGCGCCTGGGTCGTGAAATTGCTTTGCAGTTTGCGCGCCAAGGATGGGAAGTAGCGGTTCATTATGGCCGTTCCCAGCAAGAGGCGGAAGAAACCGTAGCTGACATTCAGCGTCTAGGAGTGAGGGCGGCTGCATTTCAGGCTGACTTGGCGATTGAGGAATCTGTCAATTCTCTATTTGCTGATGTGGTCCGACAATTTCCTAATTTGCACTGCTTGGTTAATAGCGCTTCAATTTTTGAGTATGACCGCGCTAATTCCAGCAAGCCTTTAACTGGCCAATCTTTACTAGATCATATGGAGGTCAATTTACTGGCGCCTGTTTTGCTCTCGCAATGTATGTTTGCATTCCAAAAGGAGAGGAAACAAACACCCGATGTCATTCCATCTGTAGTTCAGTTACTTGATCAAAAGTTAATCAATCTCAATCCAGATTACCTGTCTTACACATTATCAAAAGCAGCCCTCGCTTCTTCGGTTGAAACTCTGGCAATGGATTTTGCTCCCCATCTCAGAGTGGTTGGATTGGCACCAGGCATTTCATTGCCATCGGGCGATCAATCGCAATCTGGGTTTACTCAAGCTCATAAAATGACGCCTTTGGGTCAATCGTCTACTCCAACCGATATTGCAAGTGCAGCCGTATTTTTAGCTAACGCCAATGCCATCACTGGAACAACACTCTATGTAGATGGTGGCCAACATTTATTGCCTTCATCACGTGATGTGATGTTTAAAACAAACTAA
- a CDS encoding class I SAM-dependent methyltransferase codes for MDITLTSLETEHSELLKAKIASQIASHGGWLPFSRYMEMALYEPGMGYYSAGAHKLGAGGDFTTAPELSPLFGAAICSTLIPVLEGLDRKGLPTQILEFGAGTGKLATSILTRLQDLGFTLDSYNIIEISPDLAQRQKERIQKTVNELNTQTHCEWLSELPKNFSGVILANEVIDAIPCDIIIYQNGFWYSHGVAFENNKLIWKTGSPVEQSLIPETLLSGNFPEGYVTELHTPAIAWMHQVAKHLETGLFLTFDYGFPESEYYHPQRSEGTLMAHHRHHAIQDPFYLPGLCDLTTHVEWSQIARAALAEKADDVYLTNQAAYLLDAGIGDIALEIGDPSNPETFLPISNSLQKLLSEAEMGELFKAFAFSKNLEQLLPEHTLEGLPGLRGRNRL; via the coding sequence ATGGATATTACCTTGACCAGCCTAGAAACGGAGCATAGTGAGCTTCTAAAGGCAAAAATAGCCTCTCAGATCGCCTCCCACGGTGGCTGGCTGCCCTTTTCTCGCTATATGGAGATGGCTCTCTATGAGCCCGGAATGGGCTATTACAGCGCAGGGGCTCACAAACTGGGTGCTGGCGGGGATTTCACAACGGCCCCTGAACTTAGCCCGCTATTTGGGGCGGCGATTTGCTCAACTCTCATTCCAGTGCTTGAGGGTCTTGATCGCAAAGGATTGCCGACTCAGATATTGGAATTTGGGGCAGGCACTGGCAAGCTGGCAACATCCATACTGACCCGCCTTCAAGACCTTGGATTCACTCTAGACTCCTACAACATTATTGAAATTTCTCCAGACTTGGCCCAACGACAAAAAGAGCGCATTCAAAAGACCGTTAATGAACTCAATACACAAACTCACTGTGAGTGGCTAAGCGAACTACCGAAAAATTTTTCGGGCGTTATCTTGGCAAACGAAGTGATTGATGCGATTCCCTGTGACATCATCATTTATCAGAATGGATTTTGGTATTCGCATGGGGTAGCCTTCGAAAACAATAAGCTCATTTGGAAAACTGGTTCTCCTGTTGAACAAAGTCTAATTCCCGAAACTTTATTGAGTGGCAATTTTCCTGAAGGCTATGTCACTGAACTGCATACGCCGGCTATCGCCTGGATGCACCAGGTTGCGAAGCATTTAGAGACTGGTTTATTCCTAACGTTTGACTACGGTTTTCCAGAGAGCGAGTATTACCACCCTCAAAGAAGTGAAGGAACGCTGATGGCGCACCATCGTCATCACGCGATTCAAGACCCGTTTTATCTGCCTGGGCTGTGTGATCTAACGACTCACGTTGAGTGGTCGCAAATTGCCCGCGCTGCATTAGCGGAAAAAGCTGATGATGTTTATTTAACGAATCAGGCGGCTTATCTTTTGGATGCAGGCATTGGTGATATCGCACTAGAAATTGGAGACCCCAGCAATCCAGAAACATTCCTCCCCATCTCCAACTCATTGCAAAAACTTTTATCTGAAGCTGAGATGGGTGAGTTATTTAAAGCCTTTGCCTTTTCTAAAAATCTAGAGCAACTTCTCCCAGAGCATACCTTGGAAGGCTTGCCAGGATTGCGCGGTAGAAATCGGCTTTAA
- a CDS encoding polynucleotide adenylyltransferase: MKVYAVGGAIRDALMGLPVHDIDYVVVGSSAEEMLAKGFRPVGKDFPVFLHPDTQAEYALARTERKTGKGYKGFHFYTDPSVTLEQDLLRRDLTINAMAQEVGEDGGLHGPILDPYNGQQDLAAKVFRHVSDAFAEDPLRLLRIARFAARFPEFIVADETMLALKAIVQADELRALSAERIWQELARGLVASKPMHMFQVLLNTGAAKTLLAPTLASQLSQEEFRESILAHLSEAGNSLEERCAVVLMNVPAVEIRSWADCVRMPIEVRDFSEIFSELLVLINKNQLHFQSVDVLAWFNRADVWRKPDRGQALLNLAQKIGLGVTSLIKAMRNAQALNTAEIIAGVAAEDRSSGERIGSAFEAARLAAITAALQI; the protein is encoded by the coding sequence ATGAAGGTTTACGCTGTTGGCGGAGCGATACGCGATGCCTTGATGGGATTGCCGGTACACGATATTGATTACGTTGTGGTGGGATCGAGCGCAGAGGAAATGCTTGCTAAAGGCTTTCGTCCTGTGGGTAAAGATTTTCCAGTCTTTCTGCATCCCGATACTCAAGCTGAATACGCTTTGGCTCGCACTGAGCGCAAGACTGGTAAAGGGTATAAAGGATTTCATTTTTATACTGACCCATCTGTCACTCTAGAGCAAGATTTATTGCGTCGTGATTTGACGATTAATGCAATGGCTCAAGAGGTTGGGGAAGATGGAGGCTTGCATGGCCCAATCTTGGATCCATATAACGGCCAACAAGATTTAGCCGCCAAAGTTTTTCGACACGTTTCAGATGCATTTGCCGAAGATCCTCTTCGTCTATTACGGATTGCCCGTTTTGCTGCGCGCTTTCCGGAGTTCATTGTTGCCGATGAAACAATGTTGGCATTGAAGGCAATTGTTCAGGCAGATGAGTTGCGCGCCTTATCCGCCGAGCGTATTTGGCAAGAATTGGCCAGAGGTTTGGTGGCTAGCAAGCCTATGCATATGTTTCAGGTTTTGCTCAATACTGGGGCTGCAAAAACTTTATTGGCGCCAACGCTCGCAAGCCAGCTGTCACAAGAAGAATTTCGTGAATCGATCTTGGCTCATTTGAGTGAGGCGGGGAATTCATTAGAAGAGCGCTGTGCAGTAGTTTTAATGAATGTACCCGCTGTGGAGATTCGTTCATGGGCTGATTGTGTTCGCATGCCAATTGAGGTTCGTGACTTTAGCGAAATCTTTAGTGAACTATTGGTATTGATCAATAAAAATCAACTTCATTTTCAGTCTGTGGATGTGTTGGCTTGGTTTAATCGCGCAGATGTATGGCGCAAGCCCGATCGCGGACAAGCCTTACTGAATCTCGCTCAAAAAATTGGTTTGGGTGTTACGTCATTAATTAAAGCGATGCGCAACGCGCAGGCACTCAATACCGCAGAAATCATTGCTGGAGTTGCCGCTGAAGATCGCTCTAGTGGTGAGCGTATCGGCAGTGCGTTTGAGGCGGCAAGATTAGCCGCAATTACAGCGGCACTTCAAATCTAA
- a CDS encoding complex I NDUFA9 subunit family protein has product MQYDILLIGGNGFVGRVLAAQLQLAGYSVLIPSGHSSTGRELRLLPKVHIEDADIHEFDTLQDLCSRIKPSGAVINLVGVLHDKPAQPYGKVFKSAHVDLPKNIITAMQLHGLRRYLHMSALGADSKGSSMYQRSKGDGELAVKASNLDWTIFRPSVIFGAQDQFINLFAKLTKLFPLMPLANYGATFQPVSVDDVASVFVKALDMPKTIHQSYDLVGPKAYTMQEIVELAKRKAKTFCWIIPVPAFVGYLQALAFEFLPGPTLMSRDNIASMQLPNILPENGIDALTHVFKLSRRHLESSSE; this is encoded by the coding sequence ATGCAATATGACATTTTGTTGATTGGAGGAAATGGCTTTGTAGGGCGAGTCTTGGCTGCGCAATTGCAATTAGCCGGCTACTCTGTCTTGATTCCCTCTGGGCATTCATCAACTGGCCGTGAATTACGCCTGTTGCCCAAAGTACATATTGAAGATGCAGATATTCATGAGTTTGATACTTTGCAAGACTTATGTTCGCGCATCAAGCCCAGTGGCGCAGTGATTAATTTGGTAGGTGTTTTGCACGATAAGCCGGCTCAGCCTTATGGCAAGGTGTTTAAATCCGCTCATGTGGATTTGCCTAAAAATATTATTACTGCAATGCAGTTACATGGCCTGAGGCGATATCTTCATATGAGTGCTCTTGGTGCTGATTCCAAGGGCTCATCAATGTATCAACGCAGCAAGGGTGATGGTGAGTTAGCAGTGAAAGCTAGCAATCTGGATTGGACTATTTTTAGGCCATCAGTCATTTTTGGCGCTCAAGATCAATTTATTAATTTGTTCGCCAAGCTCACAAAGCTATTCCCATTAATGCCGCTGGCAAACTATGGAGCAACATTTCAGCCAGTTAGCGTTGATGACGTAGCAAGCGTTTTTGTAAAGGCGCTAGATATGCCGAAGACAATTCACCAATCTTATGACTTGGTGGGCCCTAAGGCATACACCATGCAAGAGATTGTGGAATTGGCTAAACGAAAAGCAAAAACTTTTTGCTGGATCATTCCTGTGCCGGCTTTCGTGGGCTACTTGCAGGCATTAGCCTTTGAGTTTTTGCCTGGACCCACGCTGATGTCACGGGACAATATTGCTTCAATGCAATTGCCAAATATTCTTCCTGAGAATGGTATCGACGCATTAACGCATGTATTTAAACTAAGTCGCCGTCATTTGGAAAGCAGCTCAGAATGA
- a CDS encoding lytic transglycosylase domain-containing protein, whose product MHQILRGYFVRWAGILALGVVFAVPSAFAEKTKKPKLPKSYESKAAPAEITDTDRMFIDLREAAKKNDVFRTQQLSSALVNYPFDDYVAYFRIKPQLFDSSGDPRNDYAADSQVLAFLSQYQGTALADRMRNDWLLVLGKRKDWARFDVEYAKFVLDDDTQVKCYSLLSKLSQGESPAKLAADSRSVLLDPSYFGQACQELVPALAAAGGMSSSEAKAIGRAASEKGYDTMARRLGGDDPIGEIVKVAKTDPAKAYRDFSQTASRYSKENQALAWGVIGQFLAKKLDPNADDAYRLQQDLGYNELLSVESQEWKVRAGLRAKDWVLVKNAIDGMNPAVRSKDPAWTYWYGRALKAEGQDAKAKESFELIADQYNFYGQLAREELGKPNHAPSRTKVSEQEINAMANRKGFIRGERLYAMNLRFEGNREWNWELRNMTDKQLLAAAEYAKRINLYDRVVNTADRTKQEHDFHLRYPTPYRDELSPIARQIDLNLAWAYGLIRQESRFIMNASSSVGASGLMQVMPNTAKYVAKKIGMTNYTSDKLSDTNTNLTLGSNYLNMVLIDLDGSWVLASAAYNAGPSRSKAWREKLTGPTEGAIFAETIPFNETRTYVKNVLSNANYYSSILNGQTQSLKQRLGVITPKAATQSELP is encoded by the coding sequence ATGCATCAGATTCTGAGAGGGTATTTTGTACGCTGGGCTGGAATATTGGCTTTGGGGGTAGTTTTTGCCGTGCCAAGCGCATTCGCAGAGAAAACAAAAAAACCAAAGCTGCCGAAGTCCTATGAAAGCAAAGCAGCACCCGCAGAAATCACTGACACGGATCGAATGTTTATCGACTTGCGTGAGGCGGCTAAAAAAAATGATGTGTTTCGCACGCAGCAACTATCTTCAGCTTTAGTCAATTACCCATTTGATGATTATGTGGCCTATTTTCGGATTAAGCCGCAGCTGTTTGATAGTTCTGGTGATCCTCGCAATGACTATGCTGCTGACTCGCAAGTGCTTGCATTCTTGAGTCAATATCAGGGAACCGCGTTGGCAGATCGCATGCGTAACGATTGGTTGTTAGTGCTTGGTAAACGTAAAGATTGGGCGCGTTTTGATGTGGAGTATGCCAAGTTTGTCCTAGATGACGACACTCAAGTGAAGTGTTATTCCTTGTTGTCTAAATTGTCACAAGGGGAGAGCCCTGCTAAGTTGGCCGCAGATTCACGCTCAGTGTTATTAGACCCCAGTTATTTCGGACAAGCATGTCAAGAGTTGGTTCCTGCATTGGCTGCTGCGGGCGGTATGTCATCAAGCGAGGCAAAAGCGATTGGTCGTGCCGCAAGCGAAAAGGGTTACGACACGATGGCGCGACGTCTCGGTGGCGATGATCCTATTGGCGAGATTGTGAAGGTAGCTAAGACAGATCCTGCAAAAGCATACCGTGATTTTTCTCAAACAGCATCGCGCTACAGCAAAGAAAATCAAGCGCTTGCTTGGGGTGTGATCGGCCAATTTCTGGCAAAGAAATTAGATCCGAATGCCGATGATGCCTATCGTTTACAGCAGGATCTCGGTTACAACGAATTGCTATCCGTAGAGTCGCAAGAATGGAAAGTGCGAGCAGGCTTGCGCGCAAAAGATTGGGTCTTGGTCAAGAATGCGATTGATGGCATGAATCCTGCCGTGAGAAGCAAAGATCCCGCATGGACTTATTGGTATGGACGCGCACTAAAGGCAGAGGGTCAAGATGCAAAAGCGAAAGAAAGTTTTGAGCTGATTGCAGATCAATATAACTTTTATGGCCAATTAGCTCGCGAGGAATTGGGTAAGCCCAATCATGCGCCTAGTCGTACCAAAGTTAGTGAGCAAGAAATAAATGCTATGGCAAATCGCAAAGGATTTATTCGTGGCGAACGTTTGTATGCCATGAATTTGCGTTTTGAAGGCAATCGCGAGTGGAATTGGGAGTTGCGCAATATGACAGACAAGCAGCTACTGGCTGCCGCTGAATATGCCAAACGCATCAATTTGTATGATCGTGTTGTAAATACCGCGGATCGTACAAAACAGGAGCATGATTTTCATTTGCGCTATCCCACGCCGTATCGCGATGAGTTGTCTCCAATTGCAAGGCAGATTGATTTAAATCTAGCGTGGGCGTATGGACTCATTCGCCAAGAATCGCGTTTTATCATGAATGCATCTTCTTCAGTAGGAGCTTCTGGACTGATGCAGGTCATGCCTAATACCGCCAAGTATGTCGCCAAAAAGATTGGTATGACTAATTACACCAGCGATAAATTAAGCGATACAAATACCAATCTCACATTGGGCAGTAACTATCTCAATATGGTCTTGATTGATTTGGATGGCTCTTGGGTATTGGCTTCCGCAGCCTATAACGCTGGTCCATCTCGTTCTAAAGCATGGCGAGAAAAGTTGACTGGTCCAACTGAGGGTGCGATTTTTGCTGAAACTATTCCGTTTAATGAAACACGTACCTATGTAAAGAATGTGTTGTCAAACGCAAATTACTATTCCTCAATATTGAACGGCCAGACACAGTCTTTAAAACAACGTTTAGGTGTAATCACGCCTAAAGCCGCCACACAATCTGAGTTACCTTGA
- a CDS encoding 5-formyltetrahydrofolate cyclo-ligase, with translation MHGNSPKTLRQELLKQRNEFAAGSSYPHAKESLILAIGEFLSNEGKLLRSIALYWPIQDELDIRAPLLIWASSDEGRRLALPHARPDKHLDFYEWRDGDSLIPSKHGVPEPSPSNEDRPILNPDCIFIPCVGWSSSIANGKTHYWRLGYGGGYFDRTLSALRKKNPKLICIGIGFDWQKLDDAQWSAQTHDEPLDMLLTEFGLLR, from the coding sequence ATGCACGGTAATTCACCAAAAACTCTGCGCCAAGAATTATTAAAACAACGCAACGAATTTGCTGCGGGCAGCTCTTATCCTCACGCAAAAGAGAGTCTTATTTTGGCTATCGGTGAATTTCTTAGTAACGAGGGCAAGCTTCTACGCTCAATTGCCCTATATTGGCCGATTCAAGATGAGCTCGATATCAGAGCCCCCTTACTTATCTGGGCTAGCAGCGACGAGGGGCGGCGCTTAGCTTTGCCCCATGCTCGTCCAGATAAACACCTAGATTTTTATGAATGGCGTGATGGCGACAGCTTGATTCCTAGCAAGCATGGTGTTCCTGAACCAAGCCCAAGCAATGAGGACAGACCCATTCTTAATCCAGATTGCATCTTCATCCCTTGCGTAGGCTGGTCAAGCTCAATCGCCAATGGCAAAACACACTATTGGCGCTTGGGCTATGGTGGTGGCTACTTTGATCGTACTTTGTCGGCATTGCGCAAAAAAAATCCCAAGTTGATTTGCATTGGGATTGGATTTGATTGGCAAAAACTGGATGATGCTCAGTGGTCCGCACAAACTCACGATGAGCCTTTAGATATGTTGCTCACCGAATTTGGTTTGCTGCGCTAA
- the metF gene encoding methylenetetrahydrofolate reductase [NAD(P)H], which produces MELSVEFFPPKTPEGENKLHLVRERFSEKLKPSFYSVTFGAGGSTQSGTLKVVSDIHAAGAAVAPHLSCVGSSRESVREMLKQYQALGVKRIVALRGDLPSGMGQYGEFHHANELVEFIRAETGDWFHIDVAAYPETHPQAKSPASDIDFFVQKMKAGANSAVTQYFYNSDAYFRFVDEAYDLGVTQPIIAGIMPITNSSQLLRFSDACGAEIPRWIRLRLQSYGDDIASIRAFGEEVVTDLCDQLLTAGVPGLHFYSLNQADAVLAIAENLELTN; this is translated from the coding sequence ATGGAATTAAGCGTTGAATTCTTTCCTCCAAAAACACCTGAAGGTGAGAATAAGCTGCACCTCGTGCGTGAGCGTTTCAGCGAAAAACTGAAACCCTCGTTTTATTCCGTGACTTTTGGGGCTGGCGGGTCTACTCAGTCAGGCACATTAAAAGTAGTCAGCGATATTCATGCTGCGGGGGCTGCTGTTGCCCCCCATTTATCTTGCGTTGGTAGCTCGCGTGAGAGTGTGCGTGAAATGCTCAAACAGTATCAAGCTTTAGGAGTGAAGCGAATCGTAGCCTTGCGCGGTGATTTGCCATCAGGCATGGGTCAGTATGGTGAATTTCATCACGCCAATGAATTGGTAGAGTTCATCCGTGCAGAGACTGGTGATTGGTTTCATATTGATGTAGCTGCATATCCAGAGACACATCCGCAAGCAAAGTCTCCTGCAAGTGACATCGATTTCTTTGTTCAAAAAATGAAGGCAGGCGCAAACTCTGCTGTTACTCAGTATTTTTATAACAGTGATGCCTATTTTCGTTTTGTTGATGAAGCATATGATTTGGGCGTTACTCAGCCCATCATTGCCGGCATCATGCCGATTACCAACAGCAGTCAACTATTGCGATTCTCGGATGCGTGTGGTGCGGAGATTCCTCGCTGGATTCGCCTACGACTTCAATCGTATGGCGATGACATAGCGTCGATTCGCGCATTCGGCGAAGAGGTTGTAACGGATTTATGTGATCAGTTGCTAACCGCTGGTGTCCCAGGTTTACATTTCTATTCTTTAAACCAGGCCGATGCCGTATTGGCAATCGCAGAGAACTTAGAGTTAACGAATTAA